One Candidatus Methylomirabilis sp. DNA window includes the following coding sequences:
- a CDS encoding Mrp/NBP35 family ATP-binding protein has protein sequence MVTKQAVLEALAKIQDPDLHRDIVSLGFIRDVQINGGKVSFIIELTTPACPVRKQMEEGARQVVAALPGVEQVEVTMTSRVTTSREPQPSYLPGVLNTVAVASGKGGVGKSTVAANLAVALMQTGAKVGLMDADVYGPCIPKLMGGGGALQQTEAGKMIPPLMHGVKIMSMGFFLPTNEAVVWRGPMLHKMVQEFLGHVEWGELDYLVIDLPPGTGDIQLSLCQTIPLTGAVIVSTPQDVALEVASKAILMFEKLKTPILGIVENMSYYACSQCGHRDEIFGHGGARAASEKAAIPFLGEIPLDPYIRRSSDEGRPVAMESADSPVAKAFYEVAGCLAARISIANAATDAPRRPPVVTMR, from the coding sequence ATGGTTACGAAACAAGCGGTGCTTGAGGCGCTTGCCAAGATCCAGGATCCGGACCTCCATCGCGACATCGTCTCGCTTGGCTTCATCAGGGACGTGCAGATCAATGGCGGAAAGGTGAGCTTCATCATTGAACTGACGACCCCCGCTTGCCCGGTCCGAAAGCAGATGGAAGAGGGCGCCCGGCAGGTCGTGGCCGCTCTCCCGGGTGTGGAGCAGGTAGAGGTCACTATGACCTCTCGTGTTACCACCTCACGCGAGCCTCAGCCTTCGTACTTGCCGGGGGTGCTCAATACGGTGGCTGTCGCGAGCGGCAAAGGGGGGGTCGGCAAATCAACGGTGGCGGCAAACCTGGCCGTTGCCTTGATGCAGACAGGTGCCAAGGTCGGGCTCATGGATGCGGACGTCTACGGTCCGTGCATTCCGAAACTCATGGGCGGCGGTGGCGCATTGCAGCAGACGGAAGCCGGGAAGATGATTCCACCCCTGATGCATGGGGTGAAGATCATGTCCATGGGGTTCTTCCTGCCAACAAATGAGGCGGTGGTCTGGCGGGGTCCGATGCTGCACAAGATGGTCCAGGAATTCCTGGGCCACGTCGAGTGGGGGGAACTGGACTACCTGGTGATCGATCTGCCGCCAGGGACGGGCGATATCCAACTGAGCCTGTGCCAAACGATTCCGCTCACAGGCGCCGTGATCGTTTCTACCCCCCAGGATGTGGCGCTGGAGGTCGCTTCCAAGGCTATCCTGATGTTTGAGAAGCTCAAGACCCCGATCTTGGGGATTGTCGAGAATATGAGCTACTATGCCTGTTCGCAGTGCGGCCACCGAGATGAGATCTTCGGGCATGGCGGGGCGCGTGCGGCGAGCGAGAAGGCAGCGATCCCGTTTCTTGGCGAGATTCCGCTCGATCCATATATCCGTCGCAGTAGTGACGAGGGGAGACCAGTGGCCATGGAGTCGGCTGACTCGCCCGTGGCG